The Lewinellaceae bacterium genome has a segment encoding these proteins:
- a CDS encoding DUF937 domain-containing protein, with translation MSMNLMDMLQGNLSEGIIDQLANQIGGADKQKTAVAAEGIMTTLMGALAKNASTPEGANSLFNALEKDHNGGILDDVMGLFTGNVKPEQQRAANGEGILNHLLGGKTSGAVDMISNMSGLDASKTGNLMTMLAPILMGTLGKAKQQNGLDVGGIASLLTHSVSKQSGSNPTMNLVTQFLDSDGDGSIVDDVANIGFKFLGGLFGRKKR, from the coding sequence ATGAGTATGAATTTAATGGACATGCTTCAGGGGAACTTGTCTGAAGGCATTATCGACCAGCTGGCGAACCAGATTGGCGGTGCAGACAAACAAAAGACTGCTGTTGCTGCTGAAGGTATTATGACTACCCTGATGGGGGCTTTGGCAAAAAATGCATCTACTCCTGAAGGGGCCAATTCTTTATTCAATGCGCTTGAAAAAGATCACAATGGAGGCATCCTGGACGATGTCATGGGATTGTTTACAGGTAATGTAAAACCGGAACAACAGCGCGCAGCTAATGGCGAAGGAATTTTGAACCACTTACTGGGTGGAAAAACTTCCGGTGCAGTGGATATGATCAGTAATATGAGTGGGCTGGATGCTTCAAAAACAGGAAACCTGATGACTATGCTCGCTCCCATACTCATGGGTACACTAGGAAAAGCAAAGCAACAAAATGGCCTAGATGTAGGAGGTATTGCTTCTTTGCTGACCCATTCAGTGTCCAAACAATCAGGTAGCAATCCTACCATGAACCTCGTTACCCAGTTTCTCGACAGCGACGGTGACGGCAGCATCGTGGATGACGTAGCCAACATTGGCTTTAAATTCCTCGGAGGGTTATTTGGAAGGAAAAAAAGATAA
- a CDS encoding calcium/sodium antiporter has protein sequence MDILFYLGIFVVSLFVLLRASDWFVDAAESIGLSLGIPHFIIGVTIIAFGTSLPELATSVAAVLSGNSEIVVGNVIGSNITNIALVLGLVAIYAKRIDLEYNIWHIDMPFLWGSAFMLWFVLYDYEVSILEVFILLLGIVIFLIYSLKKDEEKGDLLQENHDDIKVTWRTYTMLVIGLALVWGSADYTIFAIQKLSEMAGINPEIIALSAVALGTSLPEIIVSLNAARKGKTAMAVGNVLGSNIFNTYVVMSIPAFFGKLKIPVELFSYYLPMMIVMTILFGIMSNNKKITRWEGAILVLFYLIYMASIIQGA, from the coding sequence ATGGATATATTATTTTACCTGGGCATTTTTGTCGTTTCACTGTTTGTGCTGCTAAGAGCCTCCGATTGGTTTGTCGATGCTGCCGAATCTATAGGGTTATCCCTGGGCATTCCACATTTCATCATCGGGGTAACGATCATCGCTTTCGGAACCTCTCTCCCCGAGCTGGCCACTTCAGTTGCGGCAGTCCTGAGTGGCAATTCGGAAATCGTCGTCGGTAATGTAATAGGATCCAATATTACCAATATCGCCCTGGTGCTGGGACTGGTGGCCATTTATGCAAAGAGAATAGACCTCGAGTACAACATATGGCACATCGACATGCCTTTTCTTTGGGGCTCCGCTTTCATGCTGTGGTTTGTACTTTATGACTATGAGGTTTCTATTTTAGAGGTTTTTATCCTACTCCTCGGCATTGTGATTTTTCTCATTTATTCTCTCAAAAAAGATGAAGAGAAAGGGGATCTGTTACAGGAAAACCATGATGACATTAAGGTTACCTGGCGCACTTACACCATGCTGGTTATCGGGCTTGCACTTGTTTGGGGTAGTGCAGATTATACCATCTTTGCCATCCAGAAGTTATCTGAAATGGCAGGAATCAATCCCGAGATCATCGCTTTGTCTGCCGTAGCCTTAGGCACTTCACTTCCTGAGATTATCGTGAGCCTCAATGCCGCCCGGAAGGGCAAAACGGCCATGGCTGTAGGAAATGTACTGGGATCGAACATTTTCAATACTTATGTGGTCATGAGCATCCCTGCCTTTTTCGGAAAACTGAAAATACCTGTAGAGTTATTTTCTTATTACCTCCCGATGATGATCGTTATGACTATTCTATTTGGCATCATGTCCAACAATAAAAAAATCACCCGCTGGGAGGGGGCTATCCTGGTTTTATTTTATCTCATTTACATGGCCTCCATCATCCAGGGGGCCTGA
- a CDS encoding LamG domain-containing protein, translating to MQPFHLISVLLGLFLIHSQPSIPPQDDGLIAYYSFNECNARDDSGNGSHGEIFGETRCWCGIEQEGLVLDGKNNYIEFPGPVNKYFNTSDFTISFYFKSEKYDVFPQSMLSKAEACDEYYTLDLLLDRRIGEVTSKVHETPARYYKDLSPRLDSSSWMHYALVREGFRAMTFINGQLRQESYRCSGVDIGNNAVLSFSNSPCVLSGRVRRFQGIIDELKIYDHALTIQEIEDLYLMNPVENANMDCVSFVPDKKAPQIVMINEKGSTFATVD from the coding sequence ATGCAACCTTTCCACTTGATATCCGTCCTATTGGGTCTTTTTTTGATCCATTCTCAGCCGTCCATCCCTCCTCAGGATGACGGACTCATCGCTTATTATTCCTTTAACGAATGTAATGCCCGGGACGATAGTGGTAACGGGTCCCATGGTGAGATTTTTGGAGAAACGAGATGTTGGTGCGGCATTGAGCAGGAGGGGTTGGTGCTGGACGGCAAAAACAATTACATAGAATTCCCTGGCCCGGTCAATAAATATTTCAACACTTCTGACTTTACCATCAGTTTTTATTTTAAATCTGAAAAATACGATGTCTTTCCTCAAAGTATGCTCTCCAAAGCGGAGGCTTGTGACGAATACTATACGCTTGACCTATTGCTCGACCGCCGGATCGGCGAGGTAACCTCCAAAGTACATGAAACTCCTGCCAGGTATTACAAAGACCTTTCTCCCCGCCTTGACAGTTCCAGTTGGATGCACTATGCCCTGGTTCGGGAAGGGTTCCGCGCCATGACTTTTATCAACGGCCAACTTCGGCAGGAGAGTTACCGTTGCAGCGGAGTGGATATAGGCAATAATGCCGTGCTTTCTTTTTCCAATAGCCCTTGTGTGCTTTCGGGCAGGGTACGGCGTTTCCAGGGCATCATTGATGAATTGAAAATATATGACCACGCGCTCACCATACAGGAAATCGAAGACCTCTATCTCATGAATCCTGTCGAAAACGCCAATATGGATTGCGTGTCTTTTGTACCCGACAAAAAAGCACCGCAGATTGTCATGATAAATGAGAAAGGCAGTACCTTTGCCACGGTCGATTGA
- a CDS encoding YbaB/EbfC family nucleoid-associated protein gives MFGDLMGDMQEKQNAMRKKLEGIRIDAQAGDGAVKVTVTAARQLVNVSLDPTIVDPEDVEQLEDFLVVAVNKAMELAVQKETEITQELLRDMLPPGLDGLDGLF, from the coding sequence ATGTTTGGAGATTTAATGGGCGATATGCAGGAAAAGCAGAATGCCATGCGTAAAAAGCTGGAAGGCATCAGGATCGATGCCCAGGCAGGTGATGGTGCAGTAAAGGTGACGGTCACAGCTGCCCGACAACTTGTCAATGTTTCTTTGGACCCTACCATCGTCGACCCTGAAGATGTTGAACAACTGGAGGACTTCCTGGTGGTCGCCGTAAACAAAGCCATGGAACTGGCGGTCCAGAAAGAAACGGAAATTACTCAGGAATTGCTCCGCGATATGCTTCCTCCCGGACTTGATGGCCTCGATGGCCTGTTTTAA
- a CDS encoding gliding motility-associated C-terminal domain-containing protein, which translates to MKKYALVCLSIIFSLSLSAQTNVGLVAYYTFDGHYTDATGNTANTAIPQGTPEFRCGVKGDALLLDGAADVVYIPNGQNVNREFDTEDFTVSFYFKPIGLNGQQYLISKRDTACTYNYDFYVKYVPDSRTVNGLLREIPQKTVSVVKTINNTACWQHLVLVRDNTRVKMYVNTKLVSDLGSQTRIDLTNDGDFIIGSAICRGANEIPFHGLIDELRIYNRALDDKEIKGLYFAPDQIVNPDTLIFLGTTIDIELTNTCADNFLWTPNSTDISSVFVPNPSITPVEQGIYNYTVQMTDLLSNCTARDSIRINAIDPNLLDCEAIYLAKAFTPNNDGLNDTYGISNPFSVQELLSFEIFDRWGNRVFYTTDSFATWDGNYNGQRVNPGVFLYKVRHVCNGEEKLVSGSVTVLR; encoded by the coding sequence ATGAAGAAATATGCGCTCGTTTGTTTATCGATAATCTTTTCTCTTAGTCTATCCGCCCAGACGAATGTGGGCCTGGTGGCCTATTATACGTTTGATGGCCATTATACCGATGCAACGGGGAATACCGCTAATACAGCCATTCCACAGGGCACGCCAGAATTCAGGTGCGGTGTAAAGGGTGATGCGCTTTTACTCGACGGTGCTGCGGATGTAGTTTATATTCCCAACGGACAAAATGTGAACAGGGAGTTTGATACGGAGGATTTTACCGTTAGTTTTTATTTTAAACCCATAGGACTTAACGGACAACAGTACCTCATTTCGAAACGGGATACTGCCTGCACCTATAATTATGATTTTTATGTAAAATACGTGCCGGACTCCAGGACGGTCAACGGCCTGCTCAGGGAAATTCCCCAAAAGACGGTTTCTGTGGTCAAAACCATTAACAATACCGCCTGCTGGCAACACCTGGTCCTGGTCAGGGACAATACCCGCGTAAAAATGTATGTCAACACCAAACTGGTCAGCGACCTAGGCTCACAGACGCGCATCGACCTCACCAATGACGGGGATTTTATCATCGGAAGCGCCATTTGCCGGGGAGCCAATGAGATTCCTTTCCACGGACTCATCGATGAATTGCGCATCTACAACCGTGCCCTCGACGACAAAGAAATCAAAGGCCTATATTTTGCCCCCGACCAGATCGTCAATCCCGACACCCTCATTTTCCTGGGAACCACCATCGATATTGAATTGACCAATACCTGTGCCGATAATTTTCTGTGGACGCCCAATTCGACTGATATTTCATCTGTATTTGTACCCAACCCAAGCATCACCCCCGTTGAACAGGGCATTTATAATTATACCGTCCAGATGACGGACCTCCTCTCCAACTGCACCGCAAGAGATTCCATCCGCATCAATGCCATCGACCCGAACCTGCTGGATTGTGAAGCCATTTACCTGGCCAAGGCATTCACTCCAAACAACGACGGACTGAATGACACCTATGGGATCAGCAATCCGTTTTCTGTTCAGGAGCTTTTGTCTTTTGAAATTTTCGACCGCTGGGGCAACAGGGTATTTTATACCACAGATTCTTTCGCCACCTGGGATGGCAACT